The following are encoded together in the Nocardioides thalensis genome:
- a CDS encoding HAD family hydrolase — MTSAHQIEAVIFDWGGTLTRWHDVDFHAESLALAAAVVATPSSEDDRHLHARRLHEAGSVIWGRSRDHQQSATIADLFVEAGLEHDPELLTAYYEFWVPHTETDPEVRPLWEHLRSEGIKVGVLSNTIWPREWHRGFFERDGVLDLLDGDVYTSEVQWTKPAPEAFRAAMDAVEVNDPARCVYVGDRLFDDVWGAQNAGLRAIHIPHSAIPTEQVGHTEGVPDAVAHRLADIPGIIAAW; from the coding sequence ATGACCAGCGCGCACCAGATCGAGGCCGTCATCTTCGACTGGGGCGGCACCCTGACCCGCTGGCACGACGTCGACTTCCACGCGGAGTCGCTGGCGCTGGCGGCCGCGGTCGTCGCGACGCCGAGCAGCGAGGACGACCGCCACCTCCACGCGCGCCGGCTGCACGAGGCCGGCAGCGTCATCTGGGGCCGCAGCCGCGACCACCAGCAGAGCGCGACGATCGCCGACCTGTTCGTCGAGGCCGGCCTCGAGCACGACCCCGAGCTGCTGACCGCCTACTACGAGTTCTGGGTGCCGCACACCGAGACCGACCCCGAGGTGCGTCCCCTGTGGGAGCACCTTCGGTCCGAGGGCATCAAGGTCGGCGTCCTCTCCAACACGATCTGGCCCCGCGAGTGGCACCGCGGGTTCTTCGAGCGGGACGGCGTGCTCGACCTCCTCGACGGCGACGTCTACACGAGCGAGGTCCAGTGGACGAAGCCCGCCCCGGAGGCGTTCCGCGCGGCGATGGACGCGGTCGAGGTGAACGACCCGGCGCGCTGCGTCTACGTCGGTGACCGGCTCTTCGACGACGTCTGGGGCGCCCAGAACGCGGGCCTGCGAGCGATCCACATCCCGCACAGCGCGATCCCGACCGAGCAGGTCGGCCACACCGAGGGCGTGCCCGACGCGGTCGCCCACCGGCTCGCGGACATCCCGGGGATCATCGCCGCCTGGTGA
- a CDS encoding alpha/beta fold hydrolase, with protein sequence MNPPATRRSIDLPAGTIHYREHGPADGPVVVFVHGFLVDDTLWSDVPERLAARGFRALAPTWPLASHTTAMREGADLSPRGIARIVLSFLDALDLRDVTLVGNDTGGAVCQFLLDEDATRVGRLVLTNCDAYDQFPPFPFGLLFRAVRRPGLGRLLLQATRVGRLRVGLLGFGGLVERRLTAAETDPWVRPYLDDAAIRRDVASFARGWARSDLVDVATRLPAFDRPVLLCWAPADRFFKIGLGRRLAADLPDARLVEVPGARTFVALDQPARVADEIAAFAGATVEGGLS encoded by the coding sequence ATGAACCCACCAGCGACCCGCCGCAGCATCGACCTCCCGGCAGGCACCATCCACTACCGGGAGCACGGGCCCGCGGACGGCCCGGTCGTCGTCTTCGTCCATGGGTTCCTGGTCGACGACACCCTCTGGTCCGACGTGCCCGAGCGGCTGGCCGCCCGGGGATTCCGCGCACTGGCCCCGACCTGGCCCTTGGCGTCGCACACCACCGCGATGCGCGAGGGCGCCGACCTCTCCCCGCGCGGGATCGCCCGGATCGTTCTCTCGTTCCTCGACGCGCTCGACCTCCGCGACGTGACGCTCGTCGGCAACGATACGGGCGGCGCAGTCTGCCAGTTCCTCCTCGACGAGGACGCCACGCGCGTCGGCCGCCTGGTCCTCACCAACTGCGACGCCTACGACCAGTTCCCGCCGTTCCCGTTCGGGCTCCTGTTCCGCGCCGTCCGCCGTCCCGGGCTCGGGCGGCTCCTCCTCCAGGCCACACGGGTGGGCCGCCTCCGCGTGGGACTGCTCGGCTTCGGCGGGCTGGTCGAGCGACGGCTCACGGCCGCCGAGACGGATCCGTGGGTACGCCCCTACCTGGACGACGCCGCCATTCGGCGCGACGTCGCCTCGTTCGCACGCGGCTGGGCACGATCGGACCTCGTCGACGTGGCGACCAGGCTCCCGGCGTTCGACCGGCCCGTCCTGCTGTGCTGGGCGCCCGCCGACCGGTTCTTCAAGATCGGACTGGGGCGTCGTCTCGCGGCGGACCTCCCGGACGCGCGGCTCGTCGAGGTCCCCGGCGCGCGCACGTTCGTCGCGCTCGACCAGCCGGCGCGCGTGGCCGACGAGATCGCCGCGTTCGCCGGTGCCACCGTTGAGGGTGGCCTCTCGTAG
- a CDS encoding TetR/AcrR family transcriptional regulator: protein MKSKRTQAERSAATRAALVEAARPLFAEQGYAAVSTDQIARVAGVTRGALYHQFSGKEELFAAVFEQVEAEIAERIGAQIAAVGPDDLLATMRASVDAWLEACADPAVQRIALLDAPAALGWARWREIGLRYGLGVIELGLTAAIDGGLLPEQPVRPLAHVLAGALDEAALYCATAEDRAVATEEARAALVAVITGLVGDTPG from the coding sequence ATGAAAAGCAAGCGCACCCAGGCCGAGCGCTCGGCCGCCACCCGCGCCGCCCTCGTCGAGGCCGCTCGCCCGCTCTTCGCCGAGCAGGGATACGCCGCCGTGTCGACCGACCAGATCGCCCGGGTCGCGGGCGTCACCCGAGGCGCGCTGTACCACCAGTTCTCGGGCAAGGAGGAACTGTTCGCGGCCGTCTTCGAGCAGGTCGAGGCCGAGATCGCGGAACGGATCGGCGCGCAGATCGCCGCGGTTGGCCCGGACGACCTCCTCGCCACCATGCGGGCGAGCGTGGACGCCTGGCTCGAGGCCTGTGCCGACCCCGCCGTCCAGCGGATCGCACTCCTGGACGCACCGGCGGCCCTGGGCTGGGCCCGGTGGCGGGAGATCGGGCTCCGCTACGGGCTGGGAGTCATCGAGCTGGGCCTCACGGCCGCCATCGACGGCGGTCTCCTGCCCGAGCAGCCGGTCCGGCCGCTGGCCCACGTGCTCGCCGGCGCGCTCGACGAGGCGGCGCTCTACTGCGCGACCGCCGAGGACCGCGCGGTCGCGACGGAGGAGGCGCGCGCCGCCCTGGTCGCGGTGATCACCGGCCTGGTCGGCGACACCCCCGGGTAG
- a CDS encoding proline--tRNA ligase, with translation MISRMSTLFVRTLRDDPADAEVPSHRLLVRAGYIRRAAPGIYTWLPLGLRVLRRIEDIIRTEMDAIGAQELSFPALLPKEPYEATNRWTEYGDNIFRLKDRKDAEYLLGPTHEEMFTLVVKDLYSSYKDLPLSIYQIQTKYRDEARPRAGLLRGREFTMKDSYSFDVDDAGLDKSYQAHRDAYIRIFDRLGFEYAIVKATAGAMGGSKSEEFLAKADVGEDTYVRCSKCDYAANVEAVEVPVPPPVPYDNAPAAHAEATPGTPTIETLVDYLNEKLPRDDRPWTGADTLKNVLLVLKHPDGTREPVAIGLPGDREVDQKRLEGQLEPIEVEAMDEAELNKHLALVKGYIGPAGIANAGIRYLVDPRVSEGTRWVSGADVAGSHVLDLVAGRDFTPDGTIEAAEVRDGDPCPRCDEGVLESARGIEMGHIFQLGRKYADALDLRVLDENGKLVTVTMGSYGIGPSRAVAAIAEGTLDDLGLCWPRDVAPYDVHVVAAGKDPAVFEAAETLTTELSARGIDVLYDDRAGKISPGVKFKDAELIGVPTIVTVGRGVADGVIEVKDRRTGEKSEVPLADAAASLADLVRG, from the coding sequence ATGATCTCCCGGATGTCGACCCTGTTCGTGCGCACCCTGCGGGACGACCCGGCGGACGCCGAGGTGCCGAGCCACCGGCTGCTCGTGCGCGCGGGCTACATCCGGCGCGCCGCCCCCGGCATCTACACCTGGCTGCCGCTGGGCCTGCGGGTGCTGCGCCGGATCGAGGACATCATCCGCACGGAGATGGACGCGATCGGAGCCCAGGAGCTCTCGTTCCCCGCGCTCCTTCCCAAGGAGCCCTACGAGGCGACCAACCGCTGGACCGAGTACGGCGACAACATCTTCCGGCTCAAGGACCGCAAGGACGCGGAGTACCTCCTCGGTCCGACCCACGAGGAGATGTTCACCCTCGTGGTCAAGGACCTCTACAGCTCCTACAAGGACCTGCCGCTCTCGATCTACCAGATCCAGACGAAGTACCGCGACGAGGCGCGGCCGCGCGCCGGGCTGCTGCGCGGTCGCGAGTTCACGATGAAGGACTCCTACTCCTTCGACGTCGACGACGCGGGGCTGGACAAGAGCTACCAGGCGCACCGCGACGCCTACATCCGGATCTTCGACCGCCTCGGTTTCGAGTACGCCATCGTCAAGGCGACGGCCGGCGCGATGGGCGGATCGAAGTCCGAGGAGTTCCTCGCCAAGGCCGACGTCGGGGAGGACACCTACGTCCGCTGCTCGAAGTGCGACTACGCCGCCAACGTCGAGGCCGTGGAGGTGCCCGTCCCGCCACCCGTGCCGTACGACAACGCCCCCGCTGCTCACGCGGAGGCCACGCCGGGCACGCCGACGATCGAGACGCTCGTCGACTACCTCAACGAGAAGCTGCCCCGGGACGACCGGCCCTGGACCGGCGCCGACACCCTGAAGAACGTGCTCCTGGTCCTCAAGCACCCCGACGGCACCCGGGAGCCGGTCGCGATCGGCCTCCCCGGCGACCGCGAGGTCGACCAGAAGCGGCTCGAGGGCCAGCTCGAGCCGATCGAGGTCGAGGCGATGGACGAGGCCGAGCTCAACAAGCACCTCGCCCTGGTCAAGGGCTACATCGGGCCGGCCGGCATCGCCAACGCCGGCATCCGCTACCTCGTGGACCCGCGGGTCTCCGAGGGCACCCGATGGGTGAGCGGCGCCGACGTCGCCGGATCGCACGTCCTCGACCTCGTGGCCGGCCGCGACTTCACGCCCGACGGCACCATCGAGGCGGCCGAGGTGCGCGACGGCGACCCCTGCCCGCGGTGCGACGAGGGCGTGCTCGAGTCCGCCCGCGGCATCGAGATGGGCCACATCTTCCAGCTCGGCCGCAAGTACGCCGACGCCCTCGACCTGAGGGTGCTCGACGAGAACGGCAAGCTCGTCACCGTGACCATGGGCTCCTACGGCATCGGGCCGTCCCGCGCGGTCGCCGCGATCGCCGAGGGCACCCTCGACGACCTCGGGCTGTGCTGGCCCCGCGACGTCGCGCCGTACGACGTGCACGTCGTGGCCGCCGGCAAGGACCCGGCGGTGTTCGAGGCTGCCGAGACGCTGACGACCGAGCTGTCGGCGCGGGGCATCGACGTCCTCTACGACGACCGGGCCGGCAAGATCAGCCCCGGCGTGAAGTTCAAGGACGCCGAGCTGATCGGCGTGCCGACGATCGTGACGGTCGGCCGCGGGGTGGCCGACGGCGTCATCGAGGTCAAGGACCGGCGCACGGGGGAGAAGTCGGAGGTGCCGCTCGCGGACGCCGCGGCAAGCCTGGCGGACCTGGTCCGCGGCTGA
- a CDS encoding GNAT family N-acetyltransferase, which yields MLTTRHGVRVLGANDLDAFLALAGADPVVNVFAIHRARTTNLEPRWLGGEMWGRFDGGHLTAACHVAANLVPVEAGVDDALVFAERAVSRRRTVSTIVGPQDAVRPFWERVSGDWGRPRDVRWDQRHLVIDHAPHVAPDPQVRCSVRDDLDTLYPACVAMYTEEVGVSPEVGGGRDLYRARVAQLISRSWSFVRYDGDELVFKAEVACATPDAAQIQGVWVPPHRRNQGIATAGMAAVVKQVRDRIAPTVSLYVNDWNAAARHSYESVGFVETARFATVMF from the coding sequence GTGCTGACCACCCGCCACGGCGTGCGCGTGCTCGGGGCCAACGACCTCGACGCGTTCCTGGCGCTCGCGGGCGCCGACCCGGTGGTCAACGTGTTCGCGATCCATCGCGCGCGGACCACCAACCTCGAGCCGCGGTGGCTGGGCGGGGAGATGTGGGGCCGCTTCGACGGCGGCCACCTCACGGCCGCCTGCCACGTCGCGGCCAACCTGGTGCCCGTCGAGGCGGGGGTCGACGACGCGCTGGTGTTCGCGGAGCGCGCGGTCTCGCGGCGCCGTACCGTCTCCACCATCGTGGGCCCTCAGGACGCGGTGCGACCGTTCTGGGAGCGGGTGTCCGGCGACTGGGGTCGGCCGCGCGACGTCCGCTGGGACCAGCGGCACCTGGTCATCGACCACGCCCCGCACGTCGCACCCGACCCGCAGGTCCGCTGCAGCGTCCGCGACGACCTCGACACGCTCTACCCGGCGTGCGTCGCGATGTACACCGAGGAGGTCGGTGTCTCGCCCGAGGTGGGCGGCGGCCGCGACCTCTACCGGGCGCGGGTCGCCCAGCTGATCAGCCGCTCGTGGTCGTTCGTGCGCTACGACGGCGACGAGCTCGTCTTCAAGGCCGAGGTCGCCTGCGCGACGCCCGACGCCGCGCAGATCCAGGGCGTGTGGGTGCCGCCGCACCGCCGCAACCAGGGCATCGCGACCGCCGGGATGGCGGCCGTCGTCAAGCAGGTCCGCGACCGGATCGCGCCGACGGTGTCGCTGTACGTCAACGACTGGAACGCCGCCGCCCGCCACTCCTACGAGAGCGTCGGCTTCGTCGAGACCGCCCGGTTCGCGACCGTCATGTTCTGA
- the ispG gene encoding flavodoxin-dependent (E)-4-hydroxy-3-methylbut-2-enyl-diphosphate synthase, producing MTAISLGMPAAPAPVLAPRRKTRQIQVGKVGVGSDHPISVQSMTTTLTADVNTTLQQIAELTAAGCDIVRVACPSADDAEALPEIARHSQIPVIADIHFQPKYVFAAIEAGCAAVRVNPGNIKKFDDQVKEIARAAKDHGTSIRIGVNAGSLDKRLLEKYGKATPEALVESAVWEASLFEEHDFHDFKISVKHNDPVVMVRAYELLAEQGDWPLHLGVTEAGPAFQGTIKSATAFGALLSKGIGDTIRVSLSSPPVEEVKVGIQILQSLNLRPRKLEIVSCPSCGRAQVDVYTLAERVTAGLDGLEVPLRVAVMGCVVNGPGEAREADLGVASGNGKGQIFVMGEVIKTVPEAEIVETLIEEAMKIAETMEPVEGAEPAVTVS from the coding sequence ATGACCGCGATCTCCCTCGGCATGCCTGCCGCGCCCGCACCGGTGCTGGCTCCTCGCCGCAAGACCCGGCAGATCCAGGTCGGCAAGGTCGGCGTCGGCAGCGACCACCCGATCTCGGTCCAGTCGATGACCACGACGCTGACGGCCGACGTCAACACGACGCTCCAGCAGATCGCCGAGCTGACCGCCGCAGGCTGCGACATCGTCCGCGTCGCGTGCCCCTCGGCCGACGACGCCGAGGCGCTCCCCGAGATCGCCCGGCACAGCCAGATCCCGGTCATCGCCGACATCCATTTCCAGCCGAAGTACGTCTTCGCCGCCATCGAGGCGGGCTGCGCCGCCGTCCGGGTCAACCCCGGCAACATCAAGAAGTTCGACGACCAGGTCAAGGAGATCGCCCGGGCCGCCAAGGACCACGGCACCTCCATCCGCATCGGCGTCAACGCCGGGTCGCTCGACAAGCGGCTGCTCGAGAAGTACGGCAAGGCCACTCCGGAGGCGCTCGTCGAGAGCGCGGTCTGGGAGGCCAGCCTCTTCGAGGAGCACGACTTCCACGACTTCAAGATCTCGGTCAAGCACAACGACCCGGTCGTGATGGTGCGCGCCTACGAGCTGCTCGCCGAGCAGGGCGACTGGCCGCTGCACCTCGGCGTGACCGAGGCCGGCCCGGCGTTCCAGGGCACGATCAAGTCCGCGACCGCGTTCGGCGCGCTGCTGAGCAAGGGCATCGGCGACACCATCCGGGTGTCCCTGAGCTCCCCGCCGGTCGAGGAGGTCAAGGTCGGCATCCAGATCCTCCAGTCGCTCAACCTCCGGCCCCGCAAGCTGGAGATCGTCTCCTGCCCGAGCTGTGGCCGCGCCCAGGTCGACGTCTACACGCTCGCCGAGCGGGTCACCGCCGGCCTCGACGGACTCGAGGTGCCGCTGCGCGTGGCCGTCATGGGCTGCGTCGTCAACGGCCCCGGCGAGGCGCGCGAGGCTGATCTTGGCGTCGCCTCCGGCAACGGCAAGGGCCAGATCTTCGTCATGGGCGAGGTCATCAAGACCGTCCCCGAGGCCGAGATCGTGGAGACCCTCATCGAGGAGGCGATGAAGATCGCCGAGACGATGGAGCCGGTCGAGGGCGCCGAGCCCGCCGTCACCGTCTCGTAG
- a CDS encoding M50 family metallopeptidase, translated as MDALLYAAGFVLFIVGILVSIGLHELGHMIPAKRFGGKVTQYFIGFGPTVWSKQVGETEYGLKAFPLGGYVKIVGMLPPDAEHLADEITYDADGNQVTRVRKSNTGMFTQLISDARAAEWELVGPEDSGRLFYKMPPWKKVVVMAGGPSVNILIAFFIFAGVFATYGNGGDPKIEPVISQVHACVVPADENNRVCTDEEIRTDPTPAYAAGLRTGDEIVEFNGTAITGWEQLQDLIRANGDQRAEIVVERDGERMTFDTRTTVTPRFLTEDAEEAEPVGFLGVSPTQSPTTGGPLYTIGQMGHMTVDVAEALVTLPVKVFDVGQAILGLEERDPEGPISIVGGGRLAGETAAHDEIANQDKAVGFLLMLAGFNFFIGMFNFIPLLPLDGGHIASALWEAVRRGFARLRGRPDPGYVDAAKLLPIAYVVASVMLVMGLVLIVGDLVVPVHLES; from the coding sequence ATGGATGCCCTGCTCTACGCCGCCGGCTTCGTGCTCTTCATCGTCGGCATCCTGGTGTCGATCGGGCTGCACGAGCTCGGCCACATGATCCCCGCCAAGAGGTTCGGCGGGAAGGTCACGCAGTACTTCATCGGCTTCGGACCCACCGTGTGGTCCAAGCAGGTCGGCGAGACCGAGTACGGGCTCAAGGCGTTCCCCCTCGGCGGCTACGTGAAGATCGTCGGGATGCTCCCGCCCGACGCGGAGCACCTCGCCGACGAGATCACCTACGACGCCGACGGCAACCAGGTGACGCGGGTCCGCAAGTCCAACACCGGCATGTTCACCCAGCTCATCTCCGACGCACGGGCGGCGGAGTGGGAGCTGGTCGGCCCGGAGGACTCCGGCCGCCTCTTCTACAAGATGCCGCCCTGGAAGAAGGTCGTCGTGATGGCCGGCGGCCCGTCGGTCAACATCCTCATCGCGTTCTTCATCTTCGCCGGCGTCTTCGCGACCTACGGCAATGGCGGCGACCCGAAGATCGAGCCGGTGATCAGCCAGGTCCACGCCTGCGTCGTGCCTGCCGACGAGAACAACCGTGTCTGCACCGACGAGGAGATCCGCACCGACCCGACGCCGGCCTACGCGGCCGGCCTGCGCACGGGCGACGAGATCGTCGAGTTCAACGGCACCGCGATCACCGGCTGGGAGCAGCTCCAGGACCTGATCCGCGCCAACGGCGACCAGCGCGCCGAGATCGTCGTCGAGCGCGACGGCGAGCGGATGACGTTCGACACCCGCACCACCGTCACCCCGAGGTTCCTCACCGAGGACGCGGAGGAGGCCGAGCCGGTCGGCTTCCTGGGCGTCTCACCCACCCAGAGCCCGACCACCGGCGGCCCGCTCTACACGATCGGCCAGATGGGCCACATGACCGTCGACGTCGCCGAGGCGCTGGTCACCCTGCCGGTCAAGGTCTTCGACGTCGGCCAGGCGATCCTCGGCCTCGAGGAGCGCGACCCCGAGGGGCCGATCAGCATCGTCGGCGGCGGCCGGCTCGCCGGCGAGACCGCGGCCCACGACGAGATCGCCAACCAGGACAAGGCCGTCGGCTTCCTGCTGATGCTCGCCGGCTTCAACTTCTTCATCGGGATGTTCAACTTCATCCCGCTGCTGCCGCTCGACGGGGGCCACATCGCGAGCGCCCTGTGGGAGGCCGTACGCCGCGGCTTCGCGCGGCTGCGCGGGCGTCCCGATCCCGGCTACGTCGACGCCGCCAAGCTGCTGCCGATCGCGTACGTCGTCGCCTCCGTGATGCTCGTCATGGGCCTGGTCCTGATCGTCGGCGACCTCGTCGTCCCCGTCCACCTGGAATCGTGA
- the dxr gene encoding 1-deoxy-D-xylulose-5-phosphate reductoisomerase encodes MRDVVILGSTGSIGTQALDLVRANPDRFRVVGLTAGGGNPALFEQQVAEFAPAFYGLGEDASIEAAQRPADVVLNGITGAVGLRPTLAALDAGTMLALANKESLIIGGPLVKERAKPGQIVPVDSEHSAIAQSLRGGSPAEVRRLVLTASGGPFRGRTRDDLAQVTPEQALAHPNFAMGRVITTNSATLVNKGLEVIEAHLLFDIPFERIDVVVHPQQMIHSMVEFIDGAVVAQIGLPTMLVPIAMGMAWPERVPNAEAPVDWTRASDWRFEPVDDAAFPAIALAREAGARGLTAPAVYNAANEVCVDAFHEGRLPFPGIVDVIADVVTRHDVPSTQSLTLDDVLAADAWAREAAATRIAAIAAS; translated from the coding sequence GTGAGAGACGTCGTCATCCTCGGCTCGACCGGGTCGATCGGCACCCAGGCCCTCGACCTGGTGCGCGCCAACCCCGACCGCTTCCGCGTGGTCGGGCTGACCGCCGGTGGCGGCAACCCGGCGCTCTTCGAGCAGCAGGTGGCCGAATTCGCGCCCGCGTTCTACGGACTGGGCGAGGACGCCAGCATCGAGGCCGCGCAGCGGCCGGCCGACGTCGTGCTCAACGGCATCACCGGCGCCGTCGGCCTGCGGCCCACCCTGGCCGCGCTCGACGCCGGCACCATGCTCGCGCTCGCCAACAAGGAGTCGCTCATCATCGGCGGCCCCCTGGTGAAGGAGCGCGCCAAGCCCGGCCAGATCGTCCCCGTCGACTCCGAGCACAGTGCCATCGCCCAGAGCCTCCGCGGCGGGAGCCCGGCAGAGGTACGCCGCCTGGTGCTGACCGCGAGCGGCGGGCCGTTCCGCGGGCGCACCCGCGACGACCTCGCGCAGGTCACGCCGGAGCAGGCGCTCGCACACCCCAACTTCGCGATGGGCCGCGTGATCACCACCAACTCGGCGACGCTCGTCAACAAGGGCCTCGAGGTGATCGAGGCGCACCTGCTCTTCGACATCCCGTTCGAGCGCATCGACGTCGTCGTCCACCCGCAGCAGATGATCCACTCGATGGTCGAGTTCATCGACGGCGCGGTCGTCGCGCAGATCGGGCTGCCGACGATGCTGGTCCCGATCGCGATGGGGATGGCGTGGCCCGAGCGCGTCCCGAACGCCGAGGCGCCTGTCGACTGGACGCGGGCGTCCGACTGGCGGTTCGAGCCCGTCGACGACGCCGCGTTTCCCGCGATCGCGCTCGCCCGCGAGGCAGGCGCGCGCGGGCTCACCGCGCCCGCGGTCTACAACGCGGCCAACGAGGTCTGCGTCGACGCCTTCCACGAGGGCCGGCTGCCGTTCCCGGGCATCGTCGACGTGATCGCCGACGTCGTGACGCGTCACGACGTACCCTCGACACAGAGCCTCACCCTCGACGACGTCCTCGCGGCCGACGCCTGGGCGCGTGAGGCCGCTGCCACCCGCATCGCGGCCATCGCCGCGAGCTGA
- the meaB gene encoding methylmalonyl Co-A mutase-associated GTPase MeaB → MAEHNVGGGRRGITAAAVPDLVAKAREGDARSVGRLVSLVEDESPLLREVMRALAPYAGNARIVGLTGSPGVGKSTSTNALVGALRKRGQRVAVLAVDPSSPFSGGALLGDRIRMSDHLLDSGVFIRSMAARGHLGGLAWTTPQALRVLDASGFDVIVVETVGVGQSEVEIAGLADSTIVLLAPGMGDGIQAAKAGILEIGDLYVVNKADRDGADKVRRDLRSMLGLAERPEGAWKPPVLKTTAQTGEGVDEVADALDEHHAWLVESGDLQRRRVRRARDEIEAIALTSLRKRWGSVGSGDRLDELAAAVVSGDTDPYAAADELLPEER, encoded by the coding sequence TTGGCTGAGCACAACGTAGGGGGCGGCCGCCGCGGGATCACCGCGGCGGCCGTTCCTGACTTGGTGGCGAAGGCGCGGGAGGGCGACGCCCGGTCGGTCGGCCGGCTGGTCTCGCTCGTCGAGGACGAGTCGCCGCTGCTGCGCGAGGTGATGCGCGCGCTGGCGCCGTACGCCGGGAACGCGCGGATCGTCGGGCTGACCGGCTCGCCGGGCGTGGGCAAGTCGACCTCGACCAATGCGCTGGTCGGGGCCCTGCGCAAGCGCGGGCAGCGGGTGGCCGTGCTCGCGGTCGACCCGTCGTCGCCGTTCTCCGGCGGCGCGCTGCTCGGCGACCGGATCCGGATGTCCGACCACCTGCTCGACAGCGGGGTCTTCATCCGGTCGATGGCCGCCCGGGGCCATCTCGGCGGGCTCGCCTGGACCACCCCCCAGGCGCTGCGCGTGCTCGACGCCTCCGGCTTCGACGTCATCGTCGTGGAGACCGTCGGCGTCGGCCAGAGCGAGGTCGAGATCGCCGGCCTCGCCGACTCCACGATCGTACTGCTCGCACCCGGGATGGGCGACGGCATCCAGGCCGCCAAGGCCGGCATCCTCGAGATCGGCGATCTCTACGTCGTCAACAAGGCCGACCGCGACGGCGCCGACAAGGTGCGCCGCGACCTGCGCTCGATGCTCGGTCTCGCCGAGCGGCCCGAAGGCGCGTGGAAGCCGCCCGTCCTCAAGACCACCGCCCAGACGGGTGAGGGCGTCGACGAGGTCGCCGACGCCCTCGACGAGCACCACGCCTGGCTGGTCGAGTCCGGCGACCTCCAGCGGCGCCGGGTGCGCAGGGCCCGCGACGAGATCGAGGCGATCGCCCTCACCTCGCTGCGCAAGCGGTGGGGCTCGGTCGGCTCCGGCGACCGCCTCGACGAGCTCGCCGCCGCGGTCGTCTCCGGCGACACCGACCCCTACGCCGCCGCCGACGAATTGCTCCCGGAAGAGCGCTGA
- a CDS encoding acetyl-CoA C-acetyltransferase — MSQSENPSVIVAGARTPIGRLLGGLKSLSAADLGGIAIKGALEKAGVSGDQVDYVIMGQVIQAGAGQNPARIAGHKGGIPMSVPSITINKVCLSGLNAIATADQMIRAGEVDVVVAGGMESMTNAPHFLPKSREGFKYGDVSLVDSMAYDALFDQFTQQAMGLLTEECNAAAQNLTREEQDEFSAQSHQKAAVAWKNGVFDEEVVPVEIPQRKGDPVVVKEDEGVRGDTTAESLGKLRAAFSKEGTITAGSSSQISDGACAVVVMSKAKAEELGLDYLCEIGAHGMVAGPDSTLQLQPAAATAAACEKEGIAASDLDLVEFNEAFAAVGISSARELGLDNAKVNVNGGAIALGHPVGMSGARVVLHLALELKRRGGGVGAAALCGGGGQGDALIVRVPQA; from the coding sequence ATGTCCCAGTCCGAGAACCCCAGCGTCATCGTCGCCGGCGCCCGTACGCCGATCGGCCGCCTCCTGGGCGGCCTGAAGTCCCTGTCGGCGGCGGACCTGGGCGGCATCGCCATCAAGGGTGCGCTCGAGAAGGCCGGTGTGTCGGGCGACCAGGTCGACTACGTGATCATGGGCCAGGTCATCCAGGCCGGTGCCGGCCAGAACCCCGCGCGGATTGCGGGCCACAAGGGCGGCATCCCGATGAGCGTCCCCTCGATCACGATCAACAAGGTGTGCCTCTCCGGCCTCAACGCGATCGCGACGGCCGACCAGATGATCCGCGCGGGCGAGGTCGACGTCGTCGTCGCCGGCGGCATGGAGTCGATGACCAACGCCCCGCACTTCCTCCCGAAGTCGCGTGAGGGCTTCAAGTACGGCGACGTGAGCCTCGTCGACTCGATGGCCTACGACGCTCTCTTCGACCAGTTCACCCAGCAGGCGATGGGCCTCCTCACCGAGGAGTGCAACGCCGCCGCGCAGAACCTGACCCGCGAGGAGCAGGACGAGTTCTCCGCCCAGTCGCACCAGAAGGCGGCCGTGGCCTGGAAGAACGGCGTCTTCGACGAGGAGGTCGTGCCCGTCGAGATCCCGCAGCGCAAGGGCGACCCGGTCGTCGTCAAGGAGGACGAGGGCGTCCGCGGCGACACCACCGCCGAGTCGCTCGGCAAGCTGCGCGCGGCGTTCTCCAAGGAGGGCACCATCACCGCCGGCTCCTCCTCTCAGATCTCCGACGGCGCCTGCGCCGTCGTCGTCATGAGCAAGGCCAAGGCCGAGGAGCTCGGCCTCGACTACCTCTGCGAGATCGGCGCCCACGGCATGGTGGCCGGCCCCGACTCCACGCTGCAGCTCCAGCCCGCCGCGGCCACCGCCGCCGCGTGCGAGAAGGAGGGCATCGCCGCCTCCGACCTCGACCTGGTCGAGTTCAACGAGGCGTTCGCCGCGGTCGGCATCTCCTCGGCCCGCGAGCTCGGTCTCGACAACGCCAAGGTCAACGTCAACGGCGGCGCCATCGCGCTGGGCCACCCGGTCGGCATGTCCGGCGCCCGCGTGGTCCTGCACCTCGCCCTCGAGCTCAAGCGCCGCGGCGGCGGCGTCGGCGCGGCCGCCCTGTGCGGCGGCGGCGGCCAGGGCGACGCGCTGATCGTGCGCGTGCCGCAGGCCTGA